In Gordonia iterans, the following proteins share a genomic window:
- a CDS encoding acyl-CoA dehydrogenase family protein, giving the protein MTLRPNPGDDAIELADRSLDLGEWAARTPNAAAVFTAAVRDWLTTNLTGRFARLRGRGGPGSEHEFFAERLEWDRHLAAAGWTCLGWPVAHGGRGATIEQRIIFHQEYARANAPARVNHLGEELLGPTLIEFGTPEQQRRFLPGIVDVTELWAQGYSEPGAGSDLAGVSTSAELEGDRWVINGQKIWTSLAHLSQWIFVLARTEKGSSRHRGLSFLLVPLDQPGVTIRPIQQITGTSEFNEVFFDGAETGADLMVGAPGDGWKVAMALLQFERGVSTLGQQVGFARELDQLVEAAQRNGAMADPEIASRLRRARVGLHVMNAHARRALGGDVTSQDGAASVAKLLWANWHRDLGQLAADVIGAPILLGPDETTQGRPNHVHDPLHVELDEWQRLLLFTRADTIYGGSNEVQRNIIAERVLGLPREARP; this is encoded by the coding sequence ATGACCCTTCGACCGAACCCCGGGGATGACGCGATCGAGCTCGCCGACCGCAGTCTCGACCTGGGTGAATGGGCCGCGCGAACACCGAACGCCGCGGCCGTCTTCACCGCCGCGGTGCGGGACTGGCTGACGACGAACCTGACCGGGAGATTCGCGCGATTGCGGGGGCGCGGCGGTCCCGGCAGCGAACACGAATTCTTCGCCGAGCGGCTGGAGTGGGATCGCCACCTCGCGGCCGCCGGCTGGACGTGTCTTGGCTGGCCCGTCGCCCACGGCGGGCGCGGGGCCACGATCGAGCAGCGCATCATCTTTCACCAGGAGTATGCGCGAGCGAACGCCCCCGCGCGGGTGAATCACCTGGGAGAAGAACTGCTGGGGCCGACCCTCATCGAGTTCGGGACGCCCGAACAGCAGCGGCGGTTCCTGCCCGGGATCGTCGACGTCACCGAGTTGTGGGCGCAGGGCTACTCCGAACCCGGGGCAGGCAGCGACCTCGCGGGGGTGAGCACCTCCGCCGAGCTCGAGGGCGACCGGTGGGTGATCAACGGTCAGAAGATCTGGACCTCGCTGGCACATCTCTCGCAGTGGATCTTCGTGCTCGCCCGGACTGAGAAGGGGTCGTCGCGCCATCGCGGTCTCAGCTTTCTCCTGGTACCGCTGGATCAGCCGGGTGTCACCATCCGCCCGATTCAGCAGATCACCGGAACCAGCGAGTTCAACGAGGTCTTCTTCGACGGCGCGGAGACCGGCGCCGACCTGATGGTGGGGGCTCCCGGCGACGGCTGGAAGGTGGCGATGGCATTGCTGCAGTTCGAGCGCGGAGTTTCCACGCTCGGTCAGCAGGTGGGCTTCGCTCGGGAACTCGACCAGCTCGTCGAGGCCGCGCAGCGCAACGGGGCCATGGCGGATCCGGAGATCGCGAGCAGGCTCCGTCGCGCGCGCGTCGGTCTGCACGTGATGAACGCGCATGCTCGACGGGCCCTCGGCGGCGACGTCACCTCGCAGGACGGAGCCGCTTCGGTGGCCAAGCTGCTGTGGGCCAACTGGCACCGCGACCTCGGGCAGCTCGCCGCCGACGTGATCGGCGCACCGATCCTGCTCGGCCCCGACGAGACCACCCAGGGCCGCCCCAACCACGTCCACGACCCGCTGCACGTCGAGCTCGACGAATGGCAGCGTCTCCTGCTCTTCACCCGCGCCGACACGATCTACGGCGGCTCGAACGAGGTGCAGCGCAACATCATCGCCGAGCGGGTGCTCGGCCTTCCGCGAGAGGCACGACCATGA
- a CDS encoding SDR family oxidoreductase, which produces MTRPDRPVSPLASPPAEIGGHGLLTGQRAVVTAAAGTGIGFATARRLLLEGADVLISDFHERRLSETRETLAAEFPERTVTAVVCDVSSTAQVDALIAAAAERLGRIDLLVNNAGLGGETPVAEMTDEQWDRVVDITLNSTFRATRAALRYFRDAGHGGVIVNNASVLGWRAQRGQAHYAAAKAGVMALTRCSALEAADYGVRINAVAPSIARHPFLAKVTSDDLLDQLAAGEAYGRAAEVWEIAATIAMLASGYTTYLTGETVSISSQRA; this is translated from the coding sequence ATGACCCGTCCCGACCGGCCCGTCTCACCGCTGGCCTCCCCGCCCGCGGAAATCGGCGGACACGGCCTGCTCACCGGACAGCGCGCCGTGGTGACCGCTGCGGCCGGCACCGGCATCGGTTTCGCGACCGCCCGTCGTCTGCTGCTCGAGGGCGCCGACGTGCTGATCTCGGACTTCCACGAACGCAGGCTGTCCGAGACCCGGGAAACGCTGGCCGCCGAGTTCCCGGAGCGGACGGTCACCGCAGTCGTGTGCGACGTCTCGAGCACCGCCCAGGTCGACGCGCTGATCGCCGCCGCCGCCGAACGGCTCGGGCGGATCGACCTGCTGGTGAACAACGCGGGGCTCGGCGGCGAGACCCCGGTGGCGGAGATGACCGACGAACAGTGGGACCGGGTCGTGGACATCACGCTGAACAGCACCTTCCGCGCCACCCGCGCAGCGCTCCGGTACTTCCGCGATGCCGGGCACGGCGGGGTGATCGTGAACAACGCCTCCGTGCTCGGATGGCGGGCCCAGCGCGGTCAGGCCCATTACGCAGCGGCCAAGGCCGGCGTCATGGCGCTCACCCGGTGCTCGGCGCTCGAGGCCGCCGACTACGGCGTGCGGATCAACGCCGTCGCGCCGTCGATCGCCCGGCACCCGTTCCTGGCCAAGGTCACCAGCGACGACCTGCTCGACCAGCTCGCCGCCGGCGAGGCTTACGGTCGGGCCGCCGAGGTGTGGGAGATCGCCGCCACCATCGCGATGCTCGCCTCGGGCTACACCACCTACCTGACCGGCGAGACCGTCTCGATCTCGAGTCAGCGCGCCTGA